The following are encoded in a window of Candidatus Obscuribacterales bacterium genomic DNA:
- a CDS encoding ABC transporter ATP-binding protein, with protein sequence MTFPSAIRLRHVGKTYANGTVALDDVNLAIAPTEFVSLVGPSGCGKSTVLRLMAGLSPLSNGTVEWGDALSRDRLSFVFQDASLMPWATVQDNVRLPLRLAGVPKAKAEAAIANALKMVDLQGYERAYPRQLSGGMKMRVSIARSLVTQPSLMLMDEPFGALDEMTRSRLNSDILHLWETQRWTVVFVTHNIYEAVYLSQRVIVMAARPGRIIADIAIDAPYPRNDAFRTSPLFNNYCRDVAQQLAEASLGMPPLADLRQP encoded by the coding sequence ATGACTTTTCCTTCTGCCATTCGTCTGCGCCATGTGGGCAAAACCTACGCCAACGGCACAGTTGCCCTAGACGATGTCAACTTGGCGATCGCCCCCACGGAGTTTGTCAGCTTGGTGGGGCCATCGGGCTGCGGCAAAAGTACCGTCCTGCGCTTGATGGCTGGGCTCAGTCCCCTCAGCAACGGCACCGTGGAATGGGGCGATGCCCTATCCCGCGATCGCCTCTCCTTTGTGTTTCAAGATGCGTCCCTGATGCCCTGGGCCACCGTGCAGGATAATGTACGGCTGCCGCTGCGGTTGGCCGGCGTGCCTAAGGCAAAAGCCGAGGCAGCGATCGCCAACGCCTTGAAAATGGTTGACCTCCAGGGCTACGAACGCGCCTACCCTCGCCAGCTCTCCGGCGGTATGAAGATGCGGGTGTCGATTGCGCGATCGCTGGTCACCCAACCCAGTCTGATGCTGATGGACGAACCCTTCGGGGCGCTGGATGAAATGACCCGCAGTCGTTTGAACAGCGATATTCTCCACCTCTGGGAAACCCAGCGTTGGACCGTTGTTTTTGTCACCCACAATATCTACGAAGCCGTCTACCTCTCCCAGCGAGTGATCGTTATGGCAGCACGACCAGGACGAATTATCGCCGACATTGCCATTGATGCCCCCTATCCTCGCAACGACGCTTTTCGCACCTCTCCTCTCTTCAACAACTACTGTCGTGACGTGGCCCAGCAGCTTGCCGAAGCCTCCCTGGGAATGCCGCCCCTAGCCGACCTGCGTCAGCCCTAA
- a CDS encoding ABC transporter permease — translation MTVPPLSNTDPATRSAPSAQGKPRSDRPQILTWLTSSEVIAPVVVGILVLIGWELAVRLTDTPPYLLPAPSLVLTTLIQDWHQLFPSLMVTLRITTIAFIAAAISGLLIAILFAQSKWIERSLFPYAVILQTTPIVAIAPLIIIWFRNNTIMALVVCAWIIALFPIISNTTLGLKSADHNLVNLFKLYNASRWQTLIYLRLPSALPYFLGGLRISGGLALIGAVVAEFVAGTGGQRSGIAYQILMSSYNLQIPRMFAALILTTGLGVVIFVTLTLLSDLCLRHWHESAMTQES, via the coding sequence ATGACTGTTCCTCCCCTGTCCAACACCGACCCGGCTACCCGATCCGCTCCATCTGCTCAAGGGAAGCCCCGCAGCGATCGCCCCCAGATATTGACCTGGCTCACCTCCAGCGAAGTCATTGCCCCCGTCGTCGTCGGCATATTGGTGTTGATAGGTTGGGAACTAGCCGTCCGGCTCACCGATACACCGCCCTATCTATTACCAGCTCCCTCATTGGTGCTCACTACCCTGATCCAAGATTGGCATCAGCTTTTTCCGTCCTTGATGGTGACCCTGCGGATTACCACGATCGCCTTCATCGCCGCCGCTATTTCGGGATTACTCATTGCTATCTTATTTGCTCAAAGTAAGTGGATTGAACGCAGCTTATTTCCCTATGCTGTTATTCTACAAACCACACCTATCGTAGCGATCGCCCCGCTGATTATTATCTGGTTTAGAAATAATACCATCATGGCCCTCGTGGTCTGCGCTTGGATTATTGCCCTATTTCCAATTATTTCCAATACGACCCTGGGACTAAAAAGTGCCGATCATAATCTCGTCAATCTGTTTAAGCTCTACAATGCCTCCCGCTGGCAGACGTTGATTTATCTACGCCTACCCAGCGCTCTGCCCTACTTTTTGGGAGGATTGCGCATTAGCGGTGGGCTAGCCTTAATTGGTGCCGTTGTGGCAGAATTTGTGGCCGGTACGGGGGGGCAGCGATCGGGCATTGCCTACCAGATTTTGATGTCGAGCTATAACCTGCAAATTCCCCGCATGTTCGCAGCCCTGATCCTCACTACTGGTCTCGGCGTCGTCATTTTTGTGACCCTCACCCTCCTATCGGATCTATGTCTACGTCACTGGCATGAAAGCGCTATGACCCAAGAGTCTTAA